One part of the Olleya sp. YS genome encodes these proteins:
- the ffh gene encoding signal recognition particle protein, protein MFNNLSEKLDKALHVLKGHGSITEVNVAETLKEVRRALLDADVNFKIAKDFTNRVKEKALGQNVLTTLQPGQLMVKIVKDELTELMGGDAEGINLSGAPTVILMSGLQGSGKTTFSGKLANFLKNKKTKKPLLVACDVYRPAAVDQLHVVGDQINVEVYSDKGNTDPVAIAQAGIAHAKQNGHNVVIIDTAGRLAVDEAMMTEISNIHKAIQPQETLFVVDSMTGQDAVNTAKAFNDVLNFDGVILTKLDGDTRGGAAISIKSVVNKPIKFIGTGEKMEAIDIFYPSRMADRILGMGDVVSLVERAQEQFDEEEARKLQKKIAKNQFGFDDFLKQIQQIKKMGNMKDLIGMIPGAGKMMKGIDIDDDAFKGIEAIIHSMTPKERTNPSIIDASRKKRIGKGSGTSVQEVNQLLKQFNQMSKMMKMMQGGKGKAMMNAMKNMR, encoded by the coding sequence ATGTTTAATAATTTAAGCGAAAAGTTAGATAAAGCGTTACACGTATTAAAAGGACACGGTAGTATTACAGAAGTAAACGTTGCCGAAACCTTAAAAGAAGTACGTAGAGCACTTTTAGATGCCGATGTTAACTTTAAAATAGCTAAAGACTTTACCAATAGAGTAAAAGAAAAAGCACTTGGTCAAAACGTATTAACGACGTTACAACCTGGACAATTAATGGTTAAAATTGTTAAGGACGAATTAACCGAATTAATGGGTGGTGATGCAGAAGGAATTAATCTGTCTGGTGCGCCAACTGTAATTTTGATGTCTGGTTTACAAGGGTCTGGTAAAACCACGTTTTCTGGTAAATTAGCTAACTTCTTAAAAAACAAAAAAACAAAAAAACCTTTATTAGTAGCTTGTGATGTGTATCGTCCAGCAGCAGTTGATCAATTACATGTTGTAGGAGATCAAATAAATGTTGAGGTTTATAGTGATAAAGGAAATACAGACCCAGTAGCCATCGCACAAGCAGGTATTGCTCATGCCAAGCAAAATGGACATAATGTAGTGATTATAGATACAGCTGGTCGTTTAGCAGTTGATGAAGCTATGATGACCGAGATTTCTAATATCCATAAAGCTATTCAACCACAAGAAACCTTGTTTGTTGTGGATTCTATGACAGGTCAAGATGCAGTGAATACTGCAAAAGCTTTTAATGATGTGCTTAATTTTGATGGTGTTATCTTAACCAAATTAGATGGTGATACACGTGGTGGTGCAGCAATTTCTATTAAATCTGTAGTTAATAAACCAATTAAATTTATTGGTACAGGAGAGAAAATGGAAGCCATCGATATTTTCTATCCTTCTCGTATGGCTGACCGTATTTTAGGGATGGGAGACGTGGTGTCTTTAGTAGAACGTGCTCAAGAACAGTTTGATGAAGAAGAAGCAAGAAAATTACAAAAGAAGATTGCTAAAAACCAATTTGGTTTTGATGACTTCTTAAAGCAAATCCAGCAAATCAAGAAAATGGGTAATATGAAAGACCTTATTGGAATGATTCCTGGAGCTGGAAAAATGATGAAAGGTATAGATATAGATGATGATGCGTTTAAAGGTATTGAAGCTATCATCCACTCTATGACACCAAAAGAGCGTACCAATCCCTCAATAATTGATGCGAGCAGAAAAAAGCGTATTGGTAAAGGATCTGGTACATCTGTCCAAGAAGTTAACCAGCTACTAAAACAATTTAATCAAATGAGCAAGATGATGAAGATGATGCAAGGTGGTAAAGGAAAAGCAATGATGAATGCAATGAAAAACATGAGGTAA
- a CDS encoding four helix bundle protein produces the protein MDFKNLIAYQKAFDLAMQIFEVSKSFPSEEKYSLTDQVRRSSRSVCANMAEAYRKRRYLKHFISKLTDCDGENSETNTWLDFALKCNYISKEEHVKLTNQSTEIGKLINYMINNPEKFGVNIKKQIKPKPQE, from the coding sequence ATGGATTTCAAAAATTTAATAGCCTACCAAAAAGCGTTTGATTTGGCTATGCAAATTTTTGAGGTTTCCAAATCATTTCCTTCAGAAGAAAAGTATTCACTTACAGATCAAGTCAGAAGAAGTTCGCGTTCAGTTTGCGCAAATATGGCTGAAGCATATAGGAAAAGGAGATATTTAAAGCATTTTATTAGTAAATTAACAGATTGTGATGGTGAAAATTCAGAAACGAATACTTGGTTAGATTTTGCTTTAAAATGCAATTATATTTCAAAAGAAGAACATGTAAAGTTGACTAATCAATCTACAGAAATCGGAAAGCTGATAAATTACATGATAAATAATCCAGAAAAATTTGGAGTAAACATCAAAAAACAGATAAAACCAAAACCGCAAGAGTAA
- a CDS encoding bifunctional 5,10-methylenetetrahydrofolate dehydrogenase/5,10-methenyltetrahydrofolate cyclohydrolase: MIILDGKKVSNDIKNEIKAEVDKMKANNEKVPHLAAVIVGNDGASLTYVGSKVRACERVGFESTMVRLSNTTSEVELLDKIEELNNNDDIDGFIIQLPLPPQINTQKVLMAVHPDKDVDGFHPTNFGKMALDMSTFIPATPFGILELLDRYDVDTKGKHTVVIGRSHIVGRPMSILMGRKGFPGNSTVTLTHSHTKNITQITSQADIIISALGVPNFLKAEMVKDDAVIIDVGITRVPDDSTEKGYRITGDVDFENVSKKASHITPVPGGVGPMTIAMLLKNTLLARERHRKGYKE; this comes from the coding sequence ATGATAATACTAGACGGAAAAAAAGTTAGTAACGACATTAAAAACGAAATCAAAGCTGAGGTTGACAAAATGAAGGCTAATAATGAAAAAGTTCCTCATTTAGCAGCAGTCATAGTAGGTAATGATGGCGCAAGTTTGACTTATGTAGGTAGTAAGGTTAGAGCTTGCGAGCGTGTTGGTTTTGAATCTACTATGGTGAGATTGTCCAATACTACTAGCGAAGTGGAGCTGTTAGATAAAATTGAAGAACTTAATAACAACGATGATATAGATGGTTTTATCATTCAATTGCCATTACCTCCACAAATTAATACACAAAAAGTTTTAATGGCTGTGCATCCAGATAAAGATGTTGATGGGTTTCATCCAACTAATTTTGGTAAAATGGCATTAGATATGTCCACTTTTATTCCTGCTACTCCATTTGGGATTTTAGAATTATTAGATAGATATGATGTTGATACTAAAGGTAAGCATACAGTTGTGATTGGACGTTCGCATATTGTAGGTCGTCCTATGAGTATTTTGATGGGTCGTAAAGGATTTCCTGGAAATTCTACAGTTACATTAACCCATAGTCACACTAAAAATATCACGCAAATTACAAGTCAGGCAGATATTATAATTTCTGCGTTGGGTGTTCCAAACTTTTTAAAAGCAGAGATGGTTAAAGACGATGCAGTTATAATTGATGTTGGAATAACACGTGTACCTGATGACTCTACAGAAAAAGGATATCGTATTACTGGTGATGTAGATTTTGAAAATGTAAGTAAAAAAGCTAGTCATATTACTCCTGTTCCTGGTGGAGTTGGACCAATGACCATCGCGATGCTACTTAAAAATACATTATTAGCAAGAGAACGTCACAGAAAAGGATATAAAGAATAA
- a CDS encoding TIGR02206 family membrane protein, translating to MQILSRVQFGSLEHVLPVILAIVFCVLLFNYAKSKSETTKRLIFKYLGVFVSGFIVVFHIYQIGFGTYNFKTDLPLFLCSFIALFIWVFTITQKYILFEILLFWIIAGTSQGVITPDISIGFPNFEYFRYWVVHLGLLTIIVYAIAVLKMTPTIKSVFKSFFTLQIYVVIILAINYSLGTNYSYLNSKPISGSVLDYLGDWPYYIIVVQLILIPLFLLIYFPFYLVKKKSLNTIETL from the coding sequence ATGCAGATATTATCAAGAGTTCAATTTGGAAGCTTAGAGCATGTGTTGCCTGTTATTTTGGCTATTGTTTTTTGTGTTTTGTTGTTTAATTATGCCAAATCAAAATCTGAAACAACCAAGCGTTTAATTTTTAAATATTTAGGTGTTTTTGTTTCGGGATTTATAGTTGTATTTCATATCTATCAAATAGGTTTTGGGACTTATAATTTTAAGACCGATTTACCCTTATTCTTATGTAGTTTTATTGCACTGTTTATATGGGTTTTCACAATCACTCAAAAATATATTCTTTTTGAAATTTTACTATTTTGGATTATTGCTGGAACGTCTCAAGGTGTGATTACACCAGATATTTCAATAGGATTTCCAAATTTTGAATACTTCAGATACTGGGTGGTTCACCTTGGGTTATTAACAATTATCGTTTATGCAATTGCAGTTTTAAAAATGACACCGACAATAAAAAGTGTATTTAAATCTTTTTTCACGTTACAAATATATGTAGTAATTATATTGGCTATTAATTATAGTTTAGGAACTAATTATTCTTATTTAAATAGCAAACCTATTTCAGGTTCAGTTTTAGATTATTTGGGAGATTGGCCTTATTATATTATAGTAGTTCAGTTGATTTTGATACCGCTTTTTTTACTAATTTATTTTCCGTTTTATTTAGTCAAAAAAAAGAGTCTCAATACTATTGAAACTCTTTAA
- a CDS encoding VOC family protein has protein sequence MSKLSPFHVAIPVHNLEECRIFYRDILNCEEGRSSDHWVDFNFFGHQLVIHNKAQSIEDKAANEVDGKHVPVPHYGVVLDWETFTNFETHLKSKNINFIIEPYIRFEGLVGEQKTMFFNDPAGNALEFKAFKDQSQLFAK, from the coding sequence ATGAGTAAACTATCACCTTTTCATGTAGCAATTCCTGTTCATAATTTAGAAGAGTGTCGCATATTTTATAGAGATATTTTAAACTGCGAAGAAGGACGAAGTAGTGATCACTGGGTTGACTTTAATTTTTTTGGGCACCAGTTAGTCATTCATAACAAAGCACAATCTATTGAAGATAAAGCAGCAAATGAAGTAGATGGAAAACACGTCCCTGTACCACATTACGGAGTGGTTTTAGATTGGGAGACTTTCACAAATTTTGAAACCCATTTAAAATCTAAAAACATCAACTTTATCATAGAACCTTATATTAGATTTGAAGGTTTGGTTGGTGAGCAGAAAACCATGTTTTTTAATGATCCAGCAGGCAATGCATTAGAGTTTAAAGCCTTTAAAGATCAGTCACAATTGTTTGCCAAGTAA
- a CDS encoding DUF4440 domain-containing protein: MKYPLILFLCLSLSAYSQTENEPSTDFPYGKAHPDAPKQIKDFQPLIGSCNCKSTARNKDGSWAESQNMVWNWKYIMNGNAVQDETLKEDGAHSGSIRQYIADSSKWYVHYYSSKNPTTTLSTWEGNKTEDNKIVLYRKQKAPNGMEGFYRLTFYDINSSGYKWIGEWVDKTEKTVYPTWKIECKRADKTKSDIDIIKENTIAFSKAYMEGDIDALANKYTDDGKIFPNNINIISSKESIKKYWMLPEGVKIISHKVTPTEIKVEGNYAYDYGYYEGKTRTQENEEVSWKGKYVIVWKKTGDDWKIFLDIWNKVN, encoded by the coding sequence ATGAAATATCCTCTCATATTGTTTTTATGTCTAAGCCTTTCTGCATACTCACAAACAGAAAATGAACCTTCGACAGATTTCCCATATGGAAAAGCACATCCTGATGCTCCGAAACAAATAAAAGATTTTCAACCTTTAATAGGTTCATGCAATTGTAAATCTACTGCAAGAAATAAAGATGGTAGTTGGGCTGAGTCACAAAATATGGTTTGGAATTGGAAGTATATAATGAATGGTAATGCTGTCCAAGACGAAACCTTAAAAGAAGATGGTGCACATTCAGGAAGTATTAGACAGTACATTGCAGATAGTAGTAAATGGTATGTCCATTATTATTCCTCAAAAAACCCAACAACAACACTTTCTACTTGGGAAGGGAATAAAACTGAAGACAACAAGATAGTTTTATATCGCAAGCAAAAAGCACCAAATGGAATGGAAGGATTCTACAGACTTACTTTTTATGATATAAATTCTTCTGGATATAAGTGGATTGGTGAATGGGTTGACAAAACTGAAAAAACGGTATATCCTACTTGGAAAATTGAATGTAAAAGAGCAGATAAAACCAAATCTGATATTGATATCATTAAAGAAAACACAATAGCGTTTTCTAAAGCTTATATGGAAGGCGATATAGATGCTTTAGCTAATAAATATACGGATGACGGTAAAATTTTCCCTAACAATATTAATATTATTTCTAGCAAAGAATCCATTAAAAAATATTGGATGCTACCTGAAGGTGTCAAAATTATATCACACAAAGTAACTCCAACAGAGATTAAAGTTGAAGGGAACTATGCTTACGATTATGGTTATTATGAAGGAAAAACAAGAACTCAAGAAAATGAAGAAGTATCTTGGAAAGGAAAATATGTTATAGTTTGGAAAAAAACAGGAGATGATTGGAAAATATTTCTAGATATTTGGAATAAAGTAAACTAA
- the rluF gene encoding 23S rRNA pseudouridine(2604) synthase RluF: METKLTRLNKYLSEAGYCSRREGDKLIEAGRVTINGVIPEMGTKVSPTDIVAVDGEIIKNNTEKPVYLAFNKPVGIVCTTDTSVEKDNIIDFINYPKRIFPIGRLDKPSEGLIFLTDDGDIVNKILRASNNHEKEYIVTVDKPISQTFIKRMSGGIYLEDLGKTTKKCSVKKIDSHTFSIILTQGLNRQIRRMCEYLTYEVTSLKRVRIMNIKLDVPIGKYREFTDTELKTLNLLLEDSTKTYEERQTKKRR; this comes from the coding sequence TTGGAAACTAAACTAACACGACTTAACAAATATCTAAGTGAAGCTGGATACTGCTCGCGACGTGAAGGGGATAAACTCATTGAAGCTGGACGTGTTACTATTAATGGTGTTATACCAGAAATGGGTACTAAAGTAAGCCCAACAGATATTGTTGCAGTTGATGGAGAAATCATTAAAAACAACACTGAAAAACCTGTTTATTTAGCCTTTAATAAACCTGTAGGCATTGTCTGCACAACAGATACCAGTGTAGAAAAAGATAATATTATTGACTTTATAAATTACCCAAAACGCATTTTCCCGATTGGACGCTTAGATAAACCTAGTGAAGGTTTAATTTTTTTAACGGACGATGGTGATATAGTCAATAAAATATTAAGAGCTAGTAATAATCACGAAAAAGAATATATTGTCACAGTAGATAAACCAATTTCTCAAACCTTTATTAAAAGAATGTCTGGAGGAATTTATTTAGAAGATTTAGGCAAAACCACAAAGAAATGTTCGGTTAAAAAGATAGATTCTCATACCTTTAGTATAATACTAACGCAAGGTTTAAACAGGCAAATTAGACGTATGTGCGAATATTTAACTTATGAAGTGACGTCCTTAAAACGAGTACGTATCATGAATATAAAGTTGGATGTACCTATTGGCAAATACCGAGAATTTACAGATACTGAATTGAAAACATTAAACTTATTATTGGAGGATTCTACAAAAACTTATGAGGAAAGACAAACTAAAAAAAGACGTTAA
- a CDS encoding alpha/beta hydrolase, which translates to MKKVIAKAVPKIIGSSLNMVSYVAPKYASVKALDLFATPRQGRLNLKQEQFLDTAKQHTLSYNNLDIQTYLWEGSKETVLFAHGWESNSFRWKKLIKTLQAQDYNIVALDGPAHGKSGGKQFNAILYSEFINVVANHYQPNTIVGHSVGGMASVFFQHNYQHQALKKLALLGAPSEFTNVFKNYVNMLGYNRRIENGLNQLVFDRFNYEPSHFSSAKFASKINVEGLIIHDKHDEVIKYDEAKLISSNFKNSTLITTEGFGHGLRDNSVNEAVINFIKS; encoded by the coding sequence ATGAAAAAAGTCATTGCTAAAGCAGTACCAAAAATTATAGGTAGTTCCTTAAATATGGTTAGCTACGTAGCCCCTAAATATGCCAGTGTAAAAGCACTTGATTTATTTGCTACGCCAAGACAGGGTCGTCTTAATCTAAAACAAGAACAATTTTTGGATACTGCAAAGCAACATACTTTAAGTTATAATAACTTAGACATACAAACCTATCTCTGGGAAGGTTCTAAAGAGACTGTTTTATTTGCTCATGGATGGGAAAGCAATAGTTTTAGATGGAAAAAACTAATTAAAACGTTACAAGCTCAAGATTATAATATTGTTGCATTAGATGGTCCTGCACACGGTAAATCTGGTGGAAAACAATTTAACGCCATATTATACTCTGAGTTTATTAATGTTGTTGCTAACCATTACCAACCTAATACTATTGTTGGGCACTCTGTTGGCGGAATGGCTTCAGTATTTTTTCAGCATAACTATCAACATCAAGCTTTAAAAAAACTAGCTTTATTAGGTGCACCTTCAGAGTTTACCAATGTGTTTAAAAACTATGTAAACATGCTAGGTTATAATAGAAGGATTGAAAACGGATTAAACCAATTGGTTTTTGATCGGTTTAATTATGAACCTTCACATTTTTCATCAGCTAAATTTGCTTCAAAAATAAATGTTGAAGGATTGATAATACACGACAAACATGATGAGGTCATTAAATATGATGAAGCAAAATTGATTAGTTCTAATTTTAAAAATTCAACGTTAATAACTACTGAAGGGTTTGGACATGGTTTACGTGATAATAGTGTAAACGAGGCAGTTATTAATTTTATTAAATCTTAA
- a CDS encoding cupin domain-containing protein: MKKYQVQNNPFIVPTTDGKLIEEHFGLATDGNKDISIAHMVAPAGWSEPFQTPEFDEYTYIIKGKKQFIIDDELIVLEAGQSIKIEKNTRVQYSNPFTVACEYIAICTPAFSMDLVNREDQ; encoded by the coding sequence ATGAAAAAATATCAAGTACAAAACAACCCATTCATTGTGCCAACAACCGATGGAAAACTAATAGAAGAACATTTCGGTCTAGCTACAGATGGCAATAAAGATATCAGCATAGCACATATGGTTGCACCTGCTGGATGGAGCGAACCATTTCAAACTCCAGAATTTGACGAATACACGTATATTATTAAAGGCAAAAAACAATTTATAATAGACGATGAATTAATTGTTTTAGAAGCAGGACAATCTATTAAAATTGAAAAAAACACGAGAGTACAATACTCTAATCCTTTTACCGTAGCTTGCGAGTATATAGCAATATGCACACCTGCATTTTCTATGGATTTAGTTAACCGAGAAGACCAATAA
- a CDS encoding helicase HerA-like domain-containing protein: MSRQEDFFNHITKGNTCKGDFITLGSAMLDGQTIKNAYVNVPLKTMNRHGLIAGATGTGKTKTLQVLAENLSEKGIPVLLMDIKGDLSGIAQPSPGHPKIDERHEKIGLDFTPKSFPVEIMSLSEQDGVRLRATISEFGPVLLSRILDLTETQSGIVSVIFKYCDDNKLPLLDLKDFKKILQYCTNEGKPEFEEAYGRISTASTGAILRKLIEIEQQGGDLFFGEKSFEVEDLLRTTRDGRGYINIIRLTDIQDRPKLFSTFMLSLLAEIYETLPEQGDSGQPELIMFIDEAHLIFNEASKALLNQIESIVKLIRSKGVGLYFVTQNPTDVPEGVLSQLGLKIQHALRAFTAKDRKAIKLTAQNYPDTEYYDTADVLTSLGTGEALVSALDEKGRPTPLAATMMRAPMSRMDILNETELQTLLDDSKLVLKYNETIDRESAYEMLNKKIDQAEKLKQKEDARLKKEKEKAAKTKKTTRRRSTAQNPIIKVLTSATFIRSVFGILKRVMK, from the coding sequence ATGAGTAGACAGGAGGATTTTTTTAACCATATCACTAAAGGAAACACTTGTAAAGGCGATTTTATTACACTTGGCTCTGCCATGTTAGATGGTCAAACCATTAAAAATGCTTATGTAAACGTACCTTTAAAAACCATGAATAGACATGGTTTAATTGCTGGTGCAACTGGAACTGGAAAAACTAAAACACTACAAGTTTTGGCTGAAAATTTAAGCGAAAAAGGCATTCCGGTTTTATTAATGGATATTAAAGGTGATTTAAGTGGAATTGCTCAACCTAGTCCAGGACATCCTAAAATTGATGAACGTCACGAAAAAATAGGTTTAGACTTTACTCCAAAATCGTTTCCAGTAGAAATCATGAGTCTTTCGGAGCAAGATGGTGTTAGACTTCGTGCAACGATTAGCGAATTTGGACCTGTTTTATTATCTAGAATCTTAGATCTTACAGAAACACAATCTGGAATAGTTTCGGTTATTTTTAAATATTGTGATGATAATAAACTACCGCTTTTAGATTTAAAGGATTTTAAAAAAATATTACAATACTGTACTAACGAAGGTAAACCAGAGTTTGAAGAAGCCTATGGACGTATTTCAACCGCATCAACAGGTGCTATTTTAAGAAAACTAATAGAAATAGAACAGCAAGGAGGCGACTTGTTTTTTGGAGAAAAAAGTTTTGAAGTCGAAGATTTGTTAAGAACCACCAGAGATGGTCGTGGCTATATTAATATTATTCGCTTAACAGACATTCAGGACAGACCTAAATTATTTTCAACATTTATGTTGAGTCTATTAGCTGAAATATATGAAACCTTGCCAGAACAAGGTGATTCTGGACAACCAGAATTAATCATGTTTATAGACGAAGCCCATTTAATTTTTAATGAAGCTTCAAAAGCATTATTAAATCAAATAGAAAGTATTGTAAAGTTAATCAGAAGTAAAGGAGTCGGATTATACTTTGTTACCCAAAACCCAACTGATGTTCCAGAAGGTGTTTTAAGTCAGTTAGGTCTTAAAATTCAACATGCTTTACGTGCTTTTACAGCTAAAGACAGAAAAGCTATAAAATTAACTGCTCAAAATTATCCAGATACCGAGTATTATGACACTGCTGATGTTTTGACCTCTTTAGGTACAGGAGAAGCTTTAGTCTCTGCTTTAGACGAAAAAGGACGTCCTACTCCATTAGCTGCAACCATGATGCGTGCACCAATGAGTAGGATGGATATTTTAAATGAAACCGAATTACAAACGCTACTTGATGACTCTAAATTGGTTTTAAAATATAATGAAACCATAGATAGAGAAAGTGCCTACGAGATGCTTAACAAAAAAATTGATCAAGCCGAAAAACTTAAACAAAAAGAAGATGCAAGATTAAAAAAGGAAAAAGAAAAAGCAGCCAAAACCAAAAAAACTACAAGACGACGTAGCACAGCACAAAACCCAATAATTAAAGTATTAACAAGCGCAACCTTTATTAGAAGTGTTTTTGGTATTTTAAAACGCGTTATGAAATAA
- a CDS encoding 7-carboxy-7-deazaguanine synthase QueE, whose protein sequence is MKQEIQDLVNKGLMLPLMEEFYTIQGEGYHKGTAAYFIRIGGCDVGCHWCDVKESWIADLHPPTKTETIVQNAKKYSDTVVVTGGEPLTWDMTELTTQLKAEGMSIHIETSGAYQLTGEWDWICLSPKKMKLPTQSVYEKANELKCIIYNKDDFKFAEAQAEKVNNDCILYLQPEWSKRDTMIPLIVDYVMANPKWKVSLQTHKYLNIP, encoded by the coding sequence ATGAAGCAAGAAATACAAGATTTAGTTAACAAAGGGTTGATGTTGCCTTTAATGGAAGAGTTTTACACTATTCAAGGCGAAGGTTACCATAAAGGAACTGCTGCTTATTTTATAAGAATTGGTGGTTGCGATGTTGGTTGTCATTGGTGTGACGTCAAAGAAAGTTGGATTGCAGATTTGCATCCTCCAACAAAAACAGAAACAATAGTCCAAAACGCTAAAAAATATAGCGATACAGTTGTGGTTACTGGTGGAGAACCTTTAACTTGGGATATGACCGAGTTAACCACACAGCTTAAAGCTGAAGGTATGAGTATTCACATTGAAACTTCAGGTGCTTACCAATTAACAGGTGAATGGGATTGGATTTGTTTGTCGCCTAAAAAAATGAAGCTTCCAACACAAAGTGTTTATGAAAAAGCCAATGAACTAAAATGTATTATTTATAATAAAGATGATTTTAAGTTTGCTGAAGCGCAAGCCGAAAAAGTAAATAACGATTGTATTTTATACCTACAACCAGAATGGAGTAAGCGTGATACTATGATACCTTTAATTGTAGATTATGTTATGGCTAATCCAAAGTGGAAAGTGTCCTTACAAACTCATAAATATTTAAATATACCTTAA